GTCCGATCACCTCGGCACGCCATCCCTTAGCCAGCGGAGGAAGGTCTCCGGCACCATCTAGATGGTAGGCCACCAGGTCGCGGACATCTTGGACGGTACACGCCAAACTTGGGGCGATACGCGCCTCACGACAAATACTTCCGAGCGCGGCGGTGAGAAACTGCCCCACGACCGTATACTGCGAATTGGCATTGCCGCGTTGATTCACCGGGCACTCGTCGTCAGGCAGCTCAAGGGCCTCGCGAACGCAGTCGGCCAAGTCTTGAATGTACGGATCGAGGTCGCGGCGATTCATGCCACGCAATGCTTTGATCTGCGAAACTTTACTCGACTTACGCTTGGCCAATTCCACGACCAGATCGTCCCGTAGGACTCGGCGAGGTGGAACGTTTTGAGCCCGCGCGTGATGATCGCGCCAATTCCATAGCTCGCGCACAATTGCCAGCGATCGACGGTTCAGATTGCCGATCCCCGACACGCTACGCCAGCCGGGGCGGGTCGAGTAATCTTCCCAAGCTTGTTGGAATCGGTTCATCTCGGCAACCATCCACTCGGTCCGGCCAAGCTTTTCGATCTCGGCGACCAGTTGCTGGTAGATATTGTCGAGGAAGATGACGTCATTCAGGGCGTATTCGATCTGCTGCTTCGAAAGTGGGCGGCCACGCCAATTGGTACGTGTCTCTCCCTTGGGCAAGCGTTCGCCCATCAGACGCGTAATGAGATTCCCCAGAGACACCGGGAACTCCATGCCAATCAGACCTGCCGCGACTTGCGTGTCGAATAACCGTGTGGGCCATTTTCCGGTGGCCCGAAAGCAGAAGAGGAATTCTTCGCGGGCGGCATGCGCCACAACGGTCACATTGTCACTGGTGATCAAGTCCCAGAATGGGGTCAGATCGAGCATCCCCTTCGGATCGATTACGCTCAGACCAGAACGACTCGCCACTTGAATCAAGCACAAGTCGGGCAGGTACACATCCTCCGAAATAAACTCGGTATCGAAGAAGATGTACTGGTCAGAGGCGAGTTGCTGACAAAGGTCTTGCAGGTCACGATCGTGACGGACGTAGGTGTACTCCACCGTCGATATCGCTTCTCATCCGTGGGGAAAAACAAAGACTACGCGGTCCGATCCTCGCAGTTCACACTGCCCAGTATCGGATAAACTCGGTGTCGCCGCAAAGGGTGAACTCCCTCAGCGGCGAAAACTTACCCGCTTAGGCCTAACCTAAAGCAGGAATATCAGGGCAACGATTCCCAAAATAGGCAGCAGAATCGGCACACTGAAGAAAATGATATAGCCGAAGAAGCTTGGCATTTTCACGCCCCCCTCTTCTGCGATGGCTCGGACCATGAAGTTCGGACCGTTGCCGATGTAGGTCATCGCTCCCATGAACACAGCCCCCAAACTGATCGCAACCAGGTTGTAATGAGGCTGAGCGGAAGCATCGGCCAGGGTTGTCCCGATCGCCGCCGCATCCATATTCGGGAACGCGGTCTTGAAGAACACCAGGTAAGTCGGAGCATTATCGAGCACGGACGACAAGCCACCGGTGATCCAGTAGAACTTCATTGGCGTATCGATACCGAGACTCGGGCCTTGTTCGTTCAAGATCTCGAGGGCGGGCTGCATACAGATAAAAATACCGACAAACAAAGCCGCAACTTCCACAATCGCGTGGTAGTTGAATCGGTTTTGTTGGCGGACTTCCGTACTACCGAGCCACAAGCTCAGACCGACCAAGGCCAGCTGCACGACTTCTCGCAAGTAAACATAGGGATACCAACCGATGCCTGGCAGTGGTTTGGTTGGGTCAAGCAAAGCGACCGAGAAAATCACACCCAACAGCAGCAAGGCGTTGGGCATCAAGCCGCGAATGGTGAGCGGAGTCGTCTGCGTTTCGTCACGTTGGACGTCCGAGGTCGATTCTTTTGGATAAAAGTAAAACTTGTCGATCACGAAGTAGAGACCCAGCAACATTGCGTTAGCCACCAGCCACGGCTGCCATAACGCAATCATGGTCCATAGGAAGTCGACCCCTTGCAGGTAACCCAGGAACAACGGTGGGTCACCAATTGGCAACAAGCATCCGCCGCAATTACAAACGACAAATATAAAGAACACGACCGTATGTTGGCGGAAACGACGTTCTTTGTTGGTTTCCAACAGCGGACGAATCAGAAGCATTGCCGCTCCGGTCGTTCCGATAAAGCTGGCCAGCAAACCACCGACCAACATGAACAGGGTGTTCGTACCAGGATGGGCTCGCAAGTCGCCAGAAATCCGAATCCCGCCCGAGATCACGTAGAGTGAAAACAGCAGAACGATAAACGGAATGTACTCTTTGAGAATCGCGTGATCGATTCGATGCCACGCAGCCCCAGGGCTCGCATCGACGTAGATGGTCATGTAATACAGCAAAGTCACACCGGCCAGGACCACCGCCACGATAAAGCGGTTGGTGTTGCTTTCCCACCAGTGCTCGGTGACTTTGAGTAAAGGGAACACTGCGATCGCACCCAGCAACATGACAAAAGGTGCCACGGCAAATGGATGTGGCAGTGAAACCTTGTGCCCGCCATGGGCGTCGGCGTGTTCTGCGTGCTCGCCATGTGCTTCTTCACCGTGTTCACCTTCATGGTGCGCTTCCGCATGAGGTGCGGCTGCGGTACTCGCGGCAGGGGACACTGTCCATCCTGCAAACGAGGCGATGACATAAGCAACTAGAATGACGACAATGCTGATAAGTAGAGGTTTGTCCGAACCTGAACCGCTTCCATGATGATCGTCCACCGTCTGATTTCCTCCGATAGTCGCATGATAATCTGTCGAGGTGATACCAGCATTGCCCATATCCGCCACCCTATATAGCCGTTTAAGGGACCGTGATTTCCATTTCACCAAACGGTGGGGGCTCGGGGCGAAAGATAGTCGCCCTGTTCGGGAATGGTATGTGTTTCAAACGGTAGGTTATGCTGTAAGAATTAAAACTATCAGAGGTAAGAATTCGTGCCAAGGTGGCCCCGTAAACGGTATTCCGCGTCCGATTGTGGGGGCTGTGCCGATCTCGCCAAACGAGCTAGTTACTGACGTCTGCGGACATCACCACCGCTCCCTCCCTCAAACGTTCCTTCCTTAGCCAAACGCATGCAACTGCTGGTAAGCGTACGAAGCGCTGACGAGGCCCAGATCATGGGCCGTTACCCAATCGATCGTCTCGATCTCAAGGAGCCGCTCCACGGATCGCTCGGAGCGACGTCAGTCGACACCTGGCAAGATGTCGTCCCGACATGGCATGAACGTTTTGGTGTGAGTATCGCGCTTGGCGAACTTTTGGATGGCCCCGACGCAAGTTACGTCCCCCAACAGACGGATAGCATCAAGGTGGGACTTTCCGGTTGCAGAGGTCTGTCCGATTGGCCCGACCAGCTTCGCCTTCTTTACGAATCTGCACCTGAAAGCGTTTCACGCGTCGCGGTCTACTATGCCGATCAGCAATATGCCGGTTGTCCGTTGTTTGAAGAAGTGCTGGAAGTCGCACAACATCTGGCATGCGAGACCATTTTGGTCGATACGTTTGGCAAGTTGACGGGCACGGTGCTTAACCTTTTGAGCGAAAGTGAACTAATCTCTATGCGCAATGCGGTGCACGCAATCAATTGCCAATTCGCACTCGCCGGTTCGATTCAAATCGATGATTTGCCAGCGGTAAAAACAATTCATCCCGACATCGTCGCCGTTCGCAGTGCGATGTGTCTTGCTGACCGTTCCAGCCAAATCTGTGAACAGCAAGTTGCCAAGTTTCTGAACTCGTTTCACGAGAGTCACGTAGTAACAGCACAGCAGTGAATAAGCTTGATGCGGTTGCTTAGGTGCTGAATTTGCAGTGCCCCGCTGGCGGAGGTAGAGCCTCGATTTCTACCAAAACTTGCTTGACTTTTAATTTTTCGCCTTCGATACTGTCGACTCCTTTGTGACCACCTTGCCGGTGCGACCAAGGGTTGCTTATGACTGTTCTCGTGAGCTTTGCTTCGTTGTTAGGAGAAGTCTACTGTGCCAAGTTCCGTTCTCGACGCCATTCGTTTGGGTATTTGGGATTACGAACCGGAGAAAGTGGAATCGAATCGATTTGACCCGACTGTGGCCTTGCCTGGCTCGACGGAGAAACTGGACATCCTGGCACAACGCTTAGCAACCGGACTTCCTCTTTGGCATCCGGAAGATCGTCGATCTTACGACGATACCGTTCGCGCGGAAGAATAAGCCCGCGCGGGAGCAAATTCCGCTTGCTTCCTTCTTCCAAGGACTCGCTTGAATCACCTGCCAGGCCTCTGGCGGGTTGAAATCTTTGGCCAATCAGCGAAGATTGCTGAAGACGTAAGCGTTCAATCATTCCTATCGAAGAGATAAGCCATGCCCGGTTTTAAGGTGGAAGTTCCTCATTCCCTCGGCCAAGAAGAAGCGGCTAATCGCGTCAAGAGTTTGCTTGAGCATCTACGCGGTCGTTTCGAAGGCACCATCAAGGATATGGAGCAAACCTGGACCGACGACGACGTGATGCAGTTCTCGTTCAAGACGGCTGGTCTTGTCATCAAGGGAACGATGGATGTTCAACCCAGTTCCGTGATCGTACAGGGGGACCTCCCTTTCGCGGCGATGCTCTTCAAAGGACGCATCGAGAGTTCGATTCGCGAAGAACTCGAAAAGTGCATCGCTTCTTAGCAGTCTGTTGATTTTCTGCTTCGTTAGCGATCATTCGAGCCAAACTTTTACGTCCCGATGATGGTCGGCTAATTCAAAGACCGGCCCCGGGGCGTAACCACGCTTACGCACATCGCGTACGATTGCTTCTAGATCTAGCGCTTCCTGCTTAATACGGCTGAGTGTTTGGGGATCGAGAAAGTCTTCTAATCGATCGATCGCAGATGCCGGTAGGGCGACGCACGCTTTAACGCGACCATCTCGCCGCACTTCGACTTTCATCTGCTTCGCGAGTACCGAAAAATCTTCGCTCGCTAGTTTCGGCAATATTAGGCGATCGACTTGCGTACGTTGACGCCGGATGTGCTCTTCGATCAAACGCCCCCACATCACCTTGGCGTCGAGACCTTTCAGGTAGGTAAGCACTGCTTGGAAGGCGCGCATCAGGAAGATCAATCGCGGCGGCCCGGCCATACGAAAGTTCATTCGTTGTTCACCCAGCAACTCATTCAAGCGTTCGCTCAATCGCCACTGGCTTACGTCGTAGGGATGTTCGACGCAGAATGGTTCAAACAACACACGGCAGAGGGCCGGCAAGCGTCCTGCAAGCGGTTGCAACAAGTCGGCATTGAATCCCAGACCAGCAAGTAAGGGTAGGGGAGCTTCGCATTGTCGTCGTGTTGCATCGATCAGTCGCAACAAGAATGCCCGCTCCTGGGTACTCATGCGGTAAAGCGAACCGAAGTCGTACAGAACGATCTTCGGTCCCTGAGTTCCACGCAGGAATCGTACATTGCCGGGATGTAGGTCGGCATGAACCAGACCATGCGAAAAAATGCAAGACAAAAACCAGCTAAATAGTCGCCTCCCCAGTTCTGATTTGTCGCTCTCGGACCAATTCGCTTGAACGGTTGCCCAAGAGTCCCCATCGACCCACTCGGTCACGAGAATGTTTTCGCTGGACAATGCTTCATCGACTTGGGGAACGATGATCTCGGCACAGTTGCCAGGACCAGTGGCGAATTCACGTTGATTCTTAGCTTCAATCCGATAATCGAGTTCTTCCTCGAGTCCTTCCAGAATTGTCGAGCGATAACCTTCAAGATCGAATCCGCGACTCATGTTGCCAAATGGTTTCGCGAGCCAGCCCAGGCCTTTCAGATCGGTCAGCACCGCCTCACGAATTCCAGGGTACTGAACCTTGATCGCAACTTTGCGACCTCCTGCAAGCGTTGCGGCATGGACTTGACCAAGCGAGGCCGCCTTACCCACGGTTTCGAACTTCTCAAACAACGTGTCTGGATCGACCTCCCAGGTTTGTTCGAGAATCGGCCGCATCGTTTGCCAGGGCAGGGGATCGGCAGATTCAAACAGATCGCCGAAAGCATCACGGCGCTGTTGATCGGCGGAGAATGCCATCATCTGCCCGACCTTCTGGGGCAGACCTCGAAGCTTACCGAGCCGCTGGGCCACGAGGCGTTGAGCAGCCTCGCGTGATTTATCGTTGCGGGTCCAGCGAAGACGGATCGATTCTTTCGCCAAGCTGGCGTACTCAAGCGTGCGGCGAATCGTTTTAGTTGGCATCAGGCTCGTCACCGGGGATTGTCTGAAAGCAAGACAGGCGGGGCGAATCGAGACACCGTATGTGCCGTTACCCCTTCACTGGGTATCGGCAAGATGAAGTCGTTCGGCTTGAAACGAAGCCGTTTATGACGATTGTAGCGACCGCTTACAGCGAAGTTCGCAGTAAACCACGCATGTGCGTGTGAGGCACGAACAGGATATTCCAGTTCAGTTTCTCTCGCCCCTGCATGAAGGTCGTTTGGCAGATCAACACGTCCGAGCCTTCTTGAACTTGTTCCATCAAGGCCTGCTGCAGCACGCAAACGCCGTAGTCTTGCAGGAAGGCGGGCGGGGAAGGGACAAACTCGCCGCCGATCAAACGAGCAATACGATTGAAGTAGGCACAGCCCAGAATGTTGCCGGTTTCCTTCAGAGCCGATTCTTCCAATTCCGACCATTCGATTTCGGTCGAGACTTCTTGCTTCATCAAGGAAGCAGCCAGGCGACGTCCATTTTCTTCGTCGAAGGTCAAGATGAACGTACCGCCGACGTCGCCGCCGATTGTCAGCACGACCATCGTTAACAGTTCCATCCCCAGGTCGAACTCCTGGGTCACTTGTTCCAGTGGAAGTTCGCGCACGCAGTCCAGCGACAACGTAATCGCCCCACCTGTCCAGATGCTCATCGCGGAGGAAGCTTCTTCGGTGGCTTCGCTCAAGATGTTGTGTAAGACCTGGAGGCGGTCCACGGAATTGGTAGTTGCCGTATCCATCTGATTCCCCTATTAGACTAAGGCTTCTGCCTGTCGTTTGACTGCTAATTCGATCACGGCCGCTGGATCCAGGATCAATGCAACGCGTCCATTACCCAGCACGCAAGCCCCTGAGATGCCTTCCACGTTCTGATAGTTCTCGGCCAGCGATTTCACGACCACGTCTTCTTCACCCAAAATCCCGTCGACAACCAATCCCAACTCGCGGCTATCGTTGCGGATAATGACAATCGTCACATCACCGCGAGTCTTGGATTGGGCCGTGTGCCCATGCCAATGGAATGTTTCGTGAAGCTCGACCACCGAAACAGGGCGACCTCGCACCACGGCGGTTTTCTTGCCGTGAATCGTGCGAATTTCATCCTGGCGGAGGCAAACGATCTCGACGATCGACTCGACCGGCATCGAGAACAGGTCTCCTTCGATATTGGCCATCAAGCTCGGCAAAATGGCCATCGTCAAAGGTAACTTAATGGTGAAAACGGTCCCTTGTCCCGTTTTGCTGTCTACTTCTACGACGCCGTTGATCGATTCGATCTTGGCTCGCACGATATCCATCCCCATACCGCGACCAGAAATCTCAGTCACCGTTTCCGCAGTGCTGAAACCGGGTTCCCAGATCAACTGGAATATCTGTTGATCGCTCATGCGTTCGGCATCGGAAGAAGTAATTAACCCTCGTTCGATTGCCTTATTCGAGATCTTTTCGCGACTCAAACCACGACCATCGTCGGTGACTTGAATCACAATGCTGTTGCCCCGATGAAATGCGTTGAGTGTGATTTCACCGCTACGTGGCTTGCCAGCAGCCAAGCGTGCTTCGGGCAATTCGATTCCGTGATCGGCCGAGTTGCGAACCATGTGGATCAGCGGATCGCCCAATTCGTCGATCATTCGTTTGTCGAGTTCCGTCTTTTCGCCCATGATCTCCAACGAGATCTCTTTGCCGTTGGTTCGCGAGATGTCGCGGACCACGCGGCGAAACCGACCGAACAACGGGCCGATCGGTACCATGCGTGTATCCATGATGGTCTTCTGGATTCCATCGGTTACGCGATCGAGCTGATGGACGGCATCGAAGAATCCCGTCAGTCCGGTGCGAACCATGTCGACCCGTTGCATCTCAGCGCTGATCGCACTCAAGTTTTGCTGGATCTTGCGGATCTGACCATGAACGCTGTGAAATTCCTTCGCATTGCCTTGTCGGGAGGGATCGTCGGCCGAGTCAAGCAACTTGCTACACATCTGGTTGGTCGCATCCAACCACTGTTGGCACTGCTTATGTGGCATTGCGCCGCGAAGGTTTTCTCCCAGCTGGTTGAATCTTGCTTTGCTGATAACCAATTGCCCGGCCAGGTTCATCAACTGATCGAGACGATCGATATCGACCCGCAGTGTTTCAACCGGTTTGGCACTGTTATCGCTGGATTTCGCTGCGACTTCTTTCGATGGTGCCGCGGAGGCAGCCACCGCGGGAGGTACCGGCGGGGCAGTAGCCACTACGGGTGCCGCCGTTGGTTTGGTGGCAGCCACAGGCTTCGCCACTTCGACCGGGGGCGAAACCGGAGCTGGCGGCTTCACGGCAACCGGCTCGACCGGTGCTTTCACAGGTTCGACAGGTGGTGTCGGTTCGGCTGGAACTTCCTTGAACTTAGCCGCTTCCTCAACTACTTCTTCGACCGAGGATTCCGAGATAACTGCGGCTCGCGGTGTGGCGACCAACTCGCCAGAAATCTCTTCCAGGGAGTAATTGGTGACACCGGAAACATTAACCGCACGAAATATGTCACCATCTTCTTTGGTTGTCAGCAGACCGACTTCCAACCGCGAGAGGTTTTCACAATGATCGAATGAGCTATGTGGCGGTTCGGTCATTAAGACCTGACCAAGGCGATTCAACTTTTCGCACAACAGTTGCGCTTTGACGCCGATCAGGGGGGTATTCTGATTCAGTTCGACCCGCACGATACACAACCGGGCTCCGTCCTGCATGTCGCAAGTGACAGCTCGATTCTTCAGCTCGTTCTGATCGATGGCATGAAGCATTGGTTGCGGAGCGGCGGCGGATTCAGTTTCGACAGCAGGGGTAGATGTCGTTTCAGCCGTAGAGACATTTTGTTCGGCTTCGCTTTCGGCCGCTTGATTGGCTTCAGCCGCTTGCAGTTCGCTGGCAAGATTCGCGAAGTCGACGTCGGCGGCGGCACCTTCACGCAATCCCTTGGTATAGGCTCGCAAGCCATCGGCACACCCCAGCATCGCGTCCGCAAGCAGAGCGCTGAGTGTTTGCATGCTATCGCGATAACGCTGCAGCACATCTTCCATCAAGTGAGCCAGTTTTGCTGGACGATTCAAGCCAATCGAGGCAGCCGAACCTTTGATGCGGTGAGCAGTACACATAAGTGAACGTACCGATTCGATATCGGACGAGCTACTCGAGTCGAGCAGCATTTCGACCATTTCGTCGAGTGACAACTCGGTTTCGTCGAGAAAAATCGAAAGGTACTTCGCCGGGATTTCGGTTTCATCGACCACCTCCCGAAACATCGCCTCGCATTCTGCCAGGTAATGTTCGGCAGTGACCTCGGCCGATACCGGCGCGGATGGCGACTCGTCTTCGCTTTGGCCCACGGGACCTTGCTGAGAGGCCAGTTCTCCAAACGCTTCTTCGATGCTGCTTTGTTCGCCTTGCATTTTTACGGCACCTCGAGCTTCCAAGATTGCGGATATGGCTTGTAACTGGCTGTCACAGTCCAAGTTGTCGTTTTGAGTGTCACGAAGATGATCGATGAGTTCGCTCAAGCGATCGACAGACGCATACACCACATGAACGACGTTCGAGTCAATCGATACGTCGCCTCGTCGTGCGGCGTCAAACACATTTTCAATGTTGTGAGTTAGGCCATTGATTCGAGGCAGGCCCAGCATCGCGGACAAGCCCTTGATGCTATGTGCCGAGCGGAACATGTCGTTCAATAGGTCGATGTCGACCTCCGCATTCTCCTCGGAGTCGAGACGAGCCCATTCTTCCAATTCCATCAATCGATCGTTCAGACGATCGATCAATTGCGTCGATTCGTCCAGAAAATCTGCGAGCAGATCGTCCGTGCAATCGTCGTTTGATGCTGTCGAATCTGTCATATTCCTGCCCCAACTCGCTGTCAGAATCTCGCGGCCTAATCATTACTTGCGTTGGTAAAGCCAGGGATGGATTCGATTGAAGCCACCCATCAAGTCGCCGATGCCTTCTGCGGCACCAGCCACGATGAAACTTCCTGGCTTCATCGCCTGTTCGATGTTGCTAATCACTCGCTTCTTCGATTCATTGTTGAAGTAGATCAGCACATTCTTCAGAAACACAAGGTCAAATGGTGGGCCTGAAATACGATCGAGCAGGTTATGCTGACGAAAGCTGGTCATCGCTCGCAACTTGCTGTTGGGCTCCCAAATATTTGCTTCGCCAACTCGCTTAAAGTGCCGCGTCTTAATGGTGTCAGGAACCAGTCGCATCGCTCGCTCGCCAAAGCGTGCCTCTTGAGCGTCACGAACAGCTCCGATACCGATGTCGGATCCAACGATCTGAATTCGCCATCCCGATGGATTACGAAGGTCTTCCGCCAGGCAGCTGGCGATCGTGTAAGCCTCGTCACCAGTACTACAAGCAGCCGACCAGACTCGCAGAGAGTTGGAACCAGCCTTTTGGATCGCAGGGATGAACTCACCGCGAAGCCACTTCCAATTCGATTCGTCACGGAACAAGTACGTTTCGTGCGTTGTCACTTCCTGCAGAAAACCATCCCATTCCTCGTGTGAGGTTGGCAGCTTGCTGAGGTACTTGAAGTATTCCTCGAAGTCGACGATGCCGGTTTGCTTCAAACGTCGGCGAATACGGTTCGAGAGCAGCTGTTTCTTGGCTGGCGAGATCTCGATGCCGGCCACATCGTAAATCATTTTCGCATAACGTCGCATCTGGTCGTCGGTGACTTGCGAGGTTGCGGATAGTTGAGACATCCTGAAGTGTCCTTGTCTGGGAATGGTTGCTGCTAATTAGCTTTTGCGGTCGCGTCTCGCACGCGATTATGCGAGACGCTTGGTTTATCGGTGGCGTTCCGATTAGATTCGGAAGCGGCTGACCAGGTCGCGAAGCATGGTCGCTTGAGCTCCCAATTCTTCGCTGCTGGATGCCATCTCTTCCGAAGCTGCCGCCGATTGTTCGGTGACATGTGAAACTTGCTGGATCGCACCGGCGACTTCGTTGGCGTTCTGGGCCTGTTCGACGGTTGCGGTCGCAATTTCCGAAATCTTGGCAGCCGTGGCACCGACGCCGTCGATAATCTTTTCCAAAGCGGCACCGGTTTGCTCGCTGAGCGTGGCACCATCCTGAACTCGCTGCGTCGATTCCTTGATCAACGACGAGATCTCTTTGGCAGCTTCGCTCGAACGTTCGGCCAGCTTGCGGACTTCGTCGGCCACAACGGCGAATCCCAGACCATGTTCGCCAGCGCGGGCAGCTTCGATAGCAGCATTCAACGCCAAGAGGTTCGTTTGGCTGGCGATTTCGGAAATGACCTGAATGATTTCGCTGATCTGCTCGGAAGAAGTCTTGATCAGTTCCATTGCTTCGATCGATTTCTGAACCGCGTTGCCACCTTCCTGGGCCATTTGGCTGGTGCTTCCAGCGACGCGATTCGCTTCGCCTGCGTTGTCCTTCACCGATTCGATGCTGCGGGTCAGTTCTTCAATGGAAGCACTCATTTCTTCCACGGAAGCACTTTGTGTCTGAGCACCCTGAGCGAGATGTTGCGAGTTCTCAGCGATCACCGAGGCACCTTCAGCGAACTGCATACCGCTGTCAACGACCTGACTGATGATGTCACGCAGATCGGCAATCATGCGATCAATACCGTTAGCCAGCTGGCCAATTGCATCGTCCGTTTCCAAGTCAATACGCTGCGAAAGGTCACCTTCCGAAGCACCTTGAACGACGTTCAAGATTCGTTCGACGTTGGCACGAAGTGTGGCTTGTTCGTGTCGTTCTTGTTCGGCACGGGCTTCTTCCGCCTCTTTCGCTTTGACCTGATCGGTAACCAAGCTCCAAGCAACCATCGGACCGACGTAATTGCCACTGGCATCGTAAATCGCACTGGCCTGGAGATTCAGGTATTCGCCTTCCAGCTCAATTTGCGTTTCGACCGGCAGATTGCCCGGATCGGCCAACAAGCGACGTTGGTGAGCTGGATTTTTGTGGAAGATGTCGTACGACGAACCGACGATGTTGGAAACCGGCGTCGGCAAGATGTGTTCGATGCTCTTCAGTGTGCTGACCGAAGCTGGGTTCATGTAGGTAATGATCCCGTCCAGATCGGCAAGCAAGATATTGATCGGAGCGTTCTCGACAATCGCGGTCTTTTCGGCCGCGGCCCGTTCCAGACGCTGTTTCTCGGTGATAACTTCCCAGGTTACCATCGGACCTAGATAGGTGCCGTCTTGGTCGTACGTCGCCGAAACCAACAGGTCAGCCGTCTGATCGCCGATTTGAATGTTGGTACGAACTGGCAAGTTTTGTGGCTTGCTAAGAATGCGGCGTTGTTCGGCTGGGTTTTCGTGGAAGATGTCGATCGACGAGCCCAGTACTTCTTCCGGTTTGCAAGGCAAGTATTCCGCCAACGTTCGCAGCGTATTTAAGCTCGCTGGGTTGACGTAGGTGATTTCCAGATCGGTGTTCGCCATCATGATGTTGATCGGCGAGTTGTCGCTCATGGCCTTAGCGACCGAGAGTTCACTTTGAAGCTGGGTAACGTTTTCGGTGGATGCGGTGTTTTTCTTAATAGTCATATTCTTAAGCTCAATACGCGAGTGATTTTGCTGCCCCCGTCCAGTGGATCCCCCAGTGCGTCCTGCCGGTGCAGCCCTTAGTCAGTTACGAAGTCGGGCCGAGGTCTTATCAAGTCACGAGTCCCTTCCCGAAGGACTACCCGACGAGCGTATCCAGTTGCTCGCTGTCGGCTTTACCGAGAATCTTGTCGATATCGAGCAAGATCAGCAGTCGCTTCTCTAATTTGACCAAGCCGGTCAGGTATTCTCGTCCCAATCCAGCCACGGTCGGTGGAGGGTTCGAGATTTGATCTTTCGAGATTCGCAAGACTTCGCTGACCGCGTCCACAATGATGCCGACCGTCTTACCACCGACGTTCATCACCATGATGCGTGTCTCATCCGATGGCTCTTGCTCTTGCAGGCCGAATCGAAGTC
The Blastopirellula marina genome window above contains:
- a CDS encoding chemotaxis protein CheA, whose protein sequence is MTDSTASNDDCTDDLLADFLDESTQLIDRLNDRLMELEEWARLDSEENAEVDIDLLNDMFRSAHSIKGLSAMLGLPRINGLTHNIENVFDAARRGDVSIDSNVVHVVYASVDRLSELIDHLRDTQNDNLDCDSQLQAISAILEARGAVKMQGEQSSIEEAFGELASQQGPVGQSEDESPSAPVSAEVTAEHYLAECEAMFREVVDETEIPAKYLSIFLDETELSLDEMVEMLLDSSSSSDIESVRSLMCTAHRIKGSAASIGLNRPAKLAHLMEDVLQRYRDSMQTLSALLADAMLGCADGLRAYTKGLREGAAADVDFANLASELQAAEANQAAESEAEQNVSTAETTSTPAVETESAAAPQPMLHAIDQNELKNRAVTCDMQDGARLCIVRVELNQNTPLIGVKAQLLCEKLNRLGQVLMTEPPHSSFDHCENLSRLEVGLLTTKEDGDIFRAVNVSGVTNYSLEEISGELVATPRAAVISESSVEEVVEEAAKFKEVPAEPTPPVEPVKAPVEPVAVKPPAPVSPPVEVAKPVAATKPTAAPVVATAPPVPPAVAASAAPSKEVAAKSSDNSAKPVETLRVDIDRLDQLMNLAGQLVISKARFNQLGENLRGAMPHKQCQQWLDATNQMCSKLLDSADDPSRQGNAKEFHSVHGQIRKIQQNLSAISAEMQRVDMVRTGLTGFFDAVHQLDRVTDGIQKTIMDTRMVPIGPLFGRFRRVVRDISRTNGKEISLEIMGEKTELDKRMIDELGDPLIHMVRNSADHGIELPEARLAAGKPRSGEITLNAFHRGNSIVIQVTDDGRGLSREKISNKAIERGLITSSDAERMSDQQIFQLIWEPGFSTAETVTEISGRGMGMDIVRAKIESINGVVEVDSKTGQGTVFTIKLPLTMAILPSLMANIEGDLFSMPVESIVEIVCLRQDEIRTIHGKKTAVVRGRPVSVVELHETFHWHGHTAQSKTRGDVTIVIIRNDSRELGLVVDGILGEEDVVVKSLAENYQNVEGISGACVLGNGRVALILDPAAVIELAVKRQAEALV
- a CDS encoding CheR family methyltransferase, with protein sequence MSQLSATSQVTDDQMRRYAKMIYDVAGIEISPAKKQLLSNRIRRRLKQTGIVDFEEYFKYLSKLPTSHEEWDGFLQEVTTHETYLFRDESNWKWLRGEFIPAIQKAGSNSLRVWSAACSTGDEAYTIASCLAEDLRNPSGWRIQIVGSDIGIGAVRDAQEARFGERAMRLVPDTIKTRHFKRVGEANIWEPNSKLRAMTSFRQHNLLDRISGPPFDLVFLKNVLIYFNNESKKRVISNIEQAMKPGSFIVAGAAEGIGDLMGGFNRIHPWLYQRK
- a CDS encoding methyl-accepting chemotaxis protein, whose product is MTIKKNTASTENVTQLQSELSVAKAMSDNSPINIMMANTDLEITYVNPASLNTLRTLAEYLPCKPEEVLGSSIDIFHENPAEQRRILSKPQNLPVRTNIQIGDQTADLLVSATYDQDGTYLGPMVTWEVITEKQRLERAAAEKTAIVENAPINILLADLDGIITYMNPASVSTLKSIEHILPTPVSNIVGSSYDIFHKNPAHQRRLLADPGNLPVETQIELEGEYLNLQASAIYDASGNYVGPMVAWSLVTDQVKAKEAEEARAEQERHEQATLRANVERILNVVQGASEGDLSQRIDLETDDAIGQLANGIDRMIADLRDIISQVVDSGMQFAEGASVIAENSQHLAQGAQTQSASVEEMSASIEELTRSIESVKDNAGEANRVAGSTSQMAQEGGNAVQKSIEAMELIKTSSEQISEIIQVISEIASQTNLLALNAAIEAARAGEHGLGFAVVADEVRKLAERSSEAAKEISSLIKESTQRVQDGATLSEQTGAALEKIIDGVGATAAKISEIATATVEQAQNANEVAGAIQQVSHVTEQSAAASEEMASSSEELGAQATMLRDLVSRFRI
- a CDS encoding chemotaxis protein CheW translates to MSVTTEDLQKEERESHSAQRREGLNSMQLVSFQLAKEEYGIEITRVQEIILMGEITRVPQTPVYIKGLINLRNTVIPIVDLRLRFGLQEQEPSDETRIMVMNVGGKTVGIIVDAVSEVLRISKDQISNPPPTVAGLGREYLTGLVKLEKRLLILLDIDKILGKADSEQLDTLVG